From one Candidatus Zixiibacteriota bacterium genomic stretch:
- a CDS encoding YciI family protein — protein MASEYLYRLVPTRLEMLTEGPTQLETELVTAHFAYLQDAVAKGTLLLAGRTTLLDERTFGIAVFKAETEEEARCFMENDPAVAGGVMHAELFPFRVALLAEDWVV, from the coding sequence ATGGCCTCTGAATATCTATATCGTCTCGTACCGACCCGGCTTGAAATGCTTACGGAGGGGCCGACACAATTGGAGACAGAATTGGTGACGGCCCACTTCGCCTATCTTCAGGATGCTGTTGCAAAAGGGACTCTTCTTCTCGCCGGCAGGACGACGCTACTGGATGAGCGGACATTCGGGATCGCGGTGTTCAAAGCGGAGACCGAGGAGGAAGCGCGGTGTTTCATGGAAAATGATCCCGCGGTTGCGGGGGGCGTGATGCATGCAGAGCTTTTCCCATTCCGAGTGGCGCTCTTAGCAGAAGACTGGGTTGTGTAG